Proteins encoded together in one Astatotilapia calliptera chromosome 7, fAstCal1.2, whole genome shotgun sequence window:
- the LOC113026148 gene encoding protein asteroid homolog 1-like produces MEVSTLKKMIDDLCLYEEVNIEKTGLIIDGAALYYSLYYTSDPKLDQRCGGDYPGFKDEVCNFFKTLQDCEVTPYVFLDGGSGPEKREHLVSRLKHKLEKAKTVAETEPDAAPQGCNVLPPLVKDVFIEILKEKDIMFEQCLGEADPVIVSAANQKQCAVLSIDKDFYIFDLCKGFLHLDNFEWKSKEDEKIPAKLYTRSKFCEHFKLDPALMPVFASIAGNDYSRLKDNGTFANESSSPGEYSIKRLDGILRFLSKVNLHGLNDSQKRERALSQALNHVGKKENQTFKLAIQKYVQPEKKCLELPTWVSKKVERGEITTFVISVVDQKTMMLPALVEDFSQRSSYTAAYPIRQYFYGLLTGGQMCTEYDRDREEIKDKRVPSIGKQLQLEHLHKAPEGLRRRVFEEALQVQTLDLGNIPDQLKLPVCVTVFWFKRLQHHPKPETVHCLHALLLGFVFDQHGPEDEFERKMKALKDAAIRRKWQPRVAHAFSQWLCCMRQSLHLNQLLCSPLPEPQCARLYCGPLLHRLADEDTIEEVQKTLRGEKKELYENLKTVCH; encoded by the exons ATGGAGGTTTCAACCTTAAAGAAAATGATAGATGATTTGTGTCTCTATGAAGAGGTTAACATAGAAAAAACAGGTCTCATCATTGATGGTGCAGCTCTGTACTATTCTTTGTATTATACGTCTGATCCAAAGCTGGACCAGCGCTGTGGAGGAGATTATCCTGGATTCAAAGATGAGGTCTGTAACTTCTTTAAGACTCTGCAGGACTGTGAAGTCACTCCGTACGTCTTCCTGGATGGAGGCTCAGGGCCTGAGAAGCGTGAACATCTTGTGTCTCGTCTAAAACATAAACTGGAAAAAGCAAAGACAGTAGCAGAGACTGAGCCTGACGCTGCACCACAAGGATGTAACGTCTTACCACCTCTGGTAAAAGATGTCTTCATAGAAATCTTGAAGGAGAAAGACATCATGTTTGAACAGTGTTTAGGAGAGGCAGACCCTGTAATTGTTTCTgctgcaaatcagaaacaatgTGCTGTGCTGTCCATTGATAAGGATTTTTACATCTTTGATTTGTGCAAAGGTTTCCTTCATCTTGACAACTTTGAGTGGAAAAGCAAAGAGGATGAAAAAATTCCTGCTAAGCTCTACACACGTTCAAAGTTTTGTGAGCATTTTAAATTGGACCCTGCTCTCATGCCAGTCTTTGCTTCAATAGCAGGAAATGATTATTCAAGATTAAAAGACAATGGTACCTTTGCAAATGAATCATCTTCACCTGGTGAGTACAGCATTAAAAGACTGGATGGTATACTCAGGTTTTTAAGTAAAGTGAATCTGCATGGTTTGAATGACTCGCAGAAGAGAGAACGTGCTCTGAGTCAAGCTTTAAATCATGttggtaaaaaagaaaaccaaactttCAAACTCGCCATTCAAAAATATGTTcaaccagaaaaaaaatgtcttgagTTGCCGACATGGGTGAGTAAAAAAGTTGAGCGTGGAGAAATCACCACTTTCGTCATAAGTGTTGTGGATCAGAAGACAATGATGCTGCCTGCTCTTGTGGAGGACTTTTCACAGCGCAGTAGTTACACAGCTGCTTACCCCATCAGACAGTACTTCTATGGACTGTTAACTGGAGGTCAGATGTGCACTGAATATGACAGGGATAGAGAAGAGATCAAAGACAAACGTGTCCCATCCATAGGGAAACAACTGCAACTAGAGCATCTGCATAAG GCTCCTGAGGGTTTGCGTCGCAGAGTGTTTGAAGAAGCTCTGCAGGTTCAGACTTTAGACTTAGGAAACATCCCCGACCAGCTGAAGCTGCCagtctgtgtgactgttttctggTTCAAGAGGCTACAACACCACCCAAAACCTGAAACTGTCCACTGCCTCCACGCCCTCCTGTTGGGGTTTGTGTTTGACCAACATGGTCCAG AGGACGAGTTTGAGAGGAAGATGAAAGCTTTAAAGGATGCAGCTATCAGGAGGAAATGGCAGCCCCGTGTGGCTCATGCTTTCAGCCAATGGCTGTGCTGCATGAGGCAGAGCCTCCACCTGAACCAGCTGCTGTGTTCCCCTCTACCAGAACCTCAGTGTGCCCG GCTTTACTGTGGACCTCTCCTTCATCGGCTGGCAGATGAAGACACGATTGAAGAAGTACAGAAAACACTgagaggagaaaagaaggaaTTGTATGAGAACCTAAAGACTGTTTGTCATTAA
- the LOC113024926 gene encoding uncharacterized protein LOC113024926 has protein sequence MDSAGQDPVGRALAAQEAALARHEQMLGQLRQDVAALTLAVAQLIPLEGNAQPWNPQPPSPAPQAAPPAVASGSSPRVGTPSDGPLPTPEPFSGESDKCAGFLAQVSLTFRELQRFHGNDGAKITYFVQLLRGRALKWAQVVLNSDPVITYADFLSKFKNVFNPGTGAEAAALRLLNFKQGRRSMSDYAIDFWILAEEAGWNQEALRSTLLNNVREELRDELIMRDLPASFNELMSLCIKVDERLRARRSQRNYNFHEAAGVSGTGAMADACPSRIHEGRDGEEPMQLSGSHLTAAERQRRITAGECL, from the coding sequence ATGGACTCAGCAGGACAGGACCCCGTGGGCCGGGCTCTGGCCGCCCAGGAAGCCGCGCTGGCCCGTCATGAACAAATGCTCGGGCAGCTACGGCAGGATGTCGCCGCATTGACCCTGGCAGTGGCGCAGTTAATACCGCTGGAGGGAAATGCGCAACCATGGAATCCCCAGCCGCCCAGCCCGGCTCCCCAGGCGGCACCGCCCGCCGTAGCGTCAGGTAGCTCACCGCGGGTCGGTACGCCGTCTGACGGACCTTTACCCACACCGGAACCATTCTCGGGTGAGTCTGACAAATGCGCCGGATTTTTGGCTCAGGTGTCTCTGACGTTTCGCGAGCTGCAGCGTTTTCATGGCAACGATGGGGCGAAGATCACTTATTTCGTTCAACTTCTGAGGGGCCGTGCACTAAAGTGGGCCCAGGTTGTGTTAAACTCTGATCCTGTCATCACCTACGCTGACTTTCTCTCCAAGTTTAAGAATGTGTTTAACCCAGGCACCGGGGCAGAGGCCGCTGCTCTCCGTCTCCTCAACTTCAAACAAGGTAGGAGGAGCATGTCTGATTACGCTATCGACTTCTGGATTCTGGCAGAAGAGGCAGGGTGGAATCAGGAGGCGCTACGGAGCACGTTGCTGAACAATGTCAGAGAAGAATTAAGGGACGAGCTAATCATGCGTGATCTCCCTGCCTCCTTTAATGAGCTAATGTCCCTGTGCATTAAGGTGGATGAGCGGTTACGGGCTCGCCGGTCGCAGCGGAACTACAACTTCCATGAGGCTGCGGGAGTCTCTGGCACTGGTGCCATGGCTGATGCCTGCCCCTCCCGGATACATGAGGGCAGGGACGGAGAAGAACCCATGCAGCTGAGTGGCTCCCATCTCACCGCTGCGGAGCGTCAGCGCCGGATTACCGCCGGTGAGTGCCTCTAA
- the LOC113026143 gene encoding protein asteroid homolog 1-like: MGILKLEDLIDQIPSLCEEVNIEKTGLIIDGAALYYFLYYYSNLKLDQRCGGDYPGFKDEVCNFFKTLQDCEVTPYVFLDGGSGSDKREHLVSHLKKKLEKAKTVAKTELGCTVRKRYRPNVLPPLVRDVFIEILKEKDIEFKQCLGEADPEIFSAANQNQCAVLSIDTDFCIYDVHKGFLHLKHFEWKRKKDGKIPAKLYTRSKFCEHFKLDPALMPVFASIAGNDCSRLGKEIFANESSSPGQNDIKRLYGMLTFLSKLKLDSCNDSVKREQALQNAVNHVREIEDRSFKLSIQKYVEPTKTDSELPLWVLQKIERGELTTFVINIVDQKTMILPALVEDFSQPSSYTAAYCIRQYFYGLLTGGQMCTEYDRDREEIKDKRVPSILLSSDEQKQLELERLHEAPEDLRRRVFEEALQVQTLDLGNIPDHLKLPVCVTVFWFKRLQHHPKPETVHCLHALLLGFMYHHDSPEANREVEAASTASSPNDGKQEDEFERKMKALKDAAIRRKWQPRVAHAFSQWLCCMRQSLHLNQLLCSPLPEPQCARLYCGPLLHRLADEDTIEEVQKTLRGEKKELYEYLKTISYPKTTGEGPSSEEQVQKTEIEENSDEDSKTNPDNPHIVEKTLLIGDAVLRDVQLETPGTVINCIPGARAGDIKAYLKLLFQNEHRYGKIVIHVGSNDSIFCQSEVTKISIASVCNFAKKMSDTVVFSGPLPYETNDVIYSRMLSLNHWLSAWCSENSVKFLDNWQTFWENPDLIVEDGIHPTLDGAALLSRRLDEFIQNLDKKAELGSVVIETVTP, from the exons ATGGGAATTTTAAAGTTAGAGGACTTGATAGATCAGATACCTTCTCTCTGTGAGGAGGTTAACATAGAAAAAACAGGTCTCATCATTGATGGTGCAGCTCTGTActattttttgtattattactCTAATCTGAAGCTGGACCAGCGCTGTGGAGGAGATTATCCTGGATTTAAAGATGAGGTCTGTAACTTCTTTAAGACTCTGCAGGACTGTGAAGTCACTCCGTACGTCTTCCTGGATGGAGGCTCAGGATCTGACAAGCGTGAACATCTTGTGtctcatctaaaaaaaaaactggaaaaagcaAAGACAGTAGCAAAGACTGAGCTTGGCTGCACTGTACGAAAAAGATACAGGCCTAACGTCTTACCACCTCTGGTCAGAGATGTCTTCATAGAAATCTTGAAGGAGAAAGACATAGAGTTTAAACAGTGTTTAGGAGAGGCAGACCCTGAGATTTTTTCTGCTGCAAATCAGAACCAATGTGCTGTGCTGTCCATTGACACAGATTTCTGCATCTATGATGTGCACAAAGGTTTccttcatcttaaacactttgagtggaaaagaaagaaggatgGAAAAATTCCTGCTAAGCTCTACACACGTTCAAAGTTTTGTGAGCATTTTAAATTGGACCCTGCTCTCATGCCAGTCTTTGCTTCAATAGCAGGAAATGATTGTTCAAGATTAGGTAAAGAAATATTTGCAAATGAATCATCTTCACCTGGCCAAAACGACATCAAACGACTGTATGGTATGCTCACATTTTTAAGCAAATTGAAGCTGGACAGCTGTAATGATTCAGTGAAGAGAGAACAAGCTCTGCAAAATGCTGTAAATCACGTTCGTGAGATCGAGGACAGATCTTTCAAACTCTCCATTCAAAAATATGTTGAACCAACAAAGACTGATTCTGAGCTGCCTTTATGGGTTCTTCAAAAAATTGAGCGTGGAGAACTCACCACTTTCGTCATAAATATTGTGGATCAGAAGACAATGATCCTGCCTGCTCTTGTGGAGGACTTTTCACAGCCAAGCAGTTACACAGCTGCTTACTGCATCAGACAGTACTTCTATGGACTGTTAACTGGAGGTCAGATGTGCACTGAATATGACAGGGATAGAGAAGAGATCAAAGACAAGCGTGTCCCATCAATACTCCTCAGCAGTGATGAACAGAAACAACTGGAACTAGAGCGTCTGCATGAG GCTCCTGAAGATTTGCGTCGCAGAGTGTTTGAAGAAGCTCTGCAGGTTCAGACTTTAGACTTAGGAAACATCCCCGACCATCTGAAGCTGCCagtctgtgtgactgttttctggTTCAAGAGGCTACAACACCACCCAAAACCTGAAACTGTCCACTGCCTCCACGCCCTCCTACTGGGGTTTATGTATCACCATGACAGTCCAG AAGCTAACAGAGAGGTTGAAGCAGCATCGACAGCCTCCTCTCCAAATGATGGGAAACAAG AGGACGAGTTTGAGAGGAAGATGAAAGCTTTAAAGGATGCAGCTATCAGGAGGAAATGGCAGCCCCGTGTGGCTCATGCTTTCAGCCAATGGCTGTGCTGCATGAGGCAGAGCCTCCACCTGAACCAGCTGCTGTGTTCCCCTCTACCAGAACCTCAGTGTGCCCG GCTTTACTGTGGACCTCTCCTTCATCGGCTGGCAGATGAAGACACGATTGAAGAAGTACAGAAAACACTgagaggagaaaagaaggaaTTATATGAATATTTAAAGACGATTTCTTATCCAAAAACTACTGGGGAAGGGCCCTCAAGTGAGGAACAAGTACAGAAGACTGAGATAGAGGAGAACTCAGATGAAGATTCCAAAACCAATCCAGACAATCCACACATTGTGGAAAAAACTCTGCTTATTGGTGATGCTGTACTCAGAGATGTGCAGCTAGAGACTCCAGGAACTGTGATCAATTGCATTCCAGGAGCAAGAGCAGGTGACATTAAAGCTTATCTGAAACTGCTGTTTCAGAATGAACATAGATATGGGAAGATTGTAATTCACGTTGGCAGTAATGACAGCATTTTCTGTCAATCCGAGGTCACTAAAATTAGCATTGCATCAGTTTGTAACTTTGCCAAAAAAATGTCAGacactgtagttttctctggtcccctcccctaTGAGACCAATGATGTCATCTATAGCCGCATGCTGTCATTGAACCACTGGCTGTCTGCATGGTGTTCAGAAAACAGCGTGAAATTCTTAGATAACTGGCAAACCTTCTGGGAAAACCCTGATCTTATTGTGGAAgatggcatccatcccactttggatggtgCAGCTCTCCTTTCTAGACGTCTGGATGAATTTATACAGAATTTGGACAAGAAAGCCGAGTTAGGGTCTGTTGTCATAGAGACTGTGACTCCATAA